The Salminus brasiliensis chromosome 3, fSalBra1.hap2, whole genome shotgun sequence genome contains a region encoding:
- the LOC140551586 gene encoding GTPase IMAP family member 8-like isoform X2, with protein sequence MPLSTVSDLRVVLLGNNSSEISRVGNVILGREAFNTDAPPPSVEQHSERAGGTVEGRYITLINTPHLFDPHLTLTQITAQIKECMTLCSPGPHVVVLVLQPDDFSETDRHRLDYILRSLSEEPHKHTLVITTQKLKPGSNEDCVQKVITACSNWHLGFSSKCSDLVQKIEMMVTQNCESYLKSNEKEEGQFLKQKDDTTTKEQSGLFGWVFQKFSRGGKNSDGSPRLNLVLCGSNRVLKSSISGLILGQRELSPESSSVCVRREGEVCGHLITLVELPALYHTQLSEEEVMQETLHCVSLCDPGVHAFLSILPEGHLTDEDKGEVVKIQRIFGSRFNNYTVALINTEPQQNTEVLDKATVDITKAFKGGVCNLETSGSLELLQNVQKIVQNNKSCYTTTMYFEAQVETQLRYKSEIEGLKKTIYNLRKQMKAQTPESSSDTGDLRIMLLGKTGVGKSATGNTILGKEVFREVLSSQSVTKVCQKESAEVRQRRVTVIDTPGLFDTSINNEEIKKEIAKCITMAAPGPHVFLLVLTVGQRFTQEEKEAVKMIQDMFGEESRRYTMVLFTRGDDLKKTSIEQFIKDSDRSLQNIIYQCGDRYHVLNNSNPEDQTQVSALLEKIEHMVEVNGGSCYTNEMFQQVEKALQEEQERILKEREEEIEREKEELRTKHEAELEKMKKTMEEEQQKQDEERKEREREFREIDEQIRRESAERDEQHRKQMEEQLQRQDEAFRREREEEEKIRQESEKRNLNFIKETHNKQMENLRIQTELRARTQAEEEFCAKLDKQVKEAGKKGYKEGCAKVESERTKPGRAVDQVVNNLWKVSKPK encoded by the exons ATGCCGTTGAGTACTG TGTCCGATCTGAGGGTGGTTCTGCTGGGGAATAACAGCTCAGAGATCAGCAGAGTGGGGAACGTCATCCTGGGCAGAGAGGCGTTTAATACTGATGCTCCGCCTCCTTCAGTGGAGCAGCACAGTGAGAGAGCTGGAGGAACGGTGGAGGGCAGATACATCACCCTCATCAACACACCTCACCTGTTTGACCCTCACCTCACACTGACTCAGATCACAGCACAGATTAAAGAGTGCATGACTCTGTGTTCTCCTGGACCTCATGTTGTAGTGCTGGTTCTACAGCCAGATGACTTctctgagacagacagacacagactggATTACATTCTCCGCTCTCTGTCTGAGGAACCTCATAAACACACCCTGGTGATAACAACACAAAAGCTGAAGCCAGGTTCCAATGAAGATTGTGTTCAGAAGGTCATTACAGCATGCAGTAACTGGCATTTAGGATTTAGCAGTAAATGCTCTGATCTTGTACAGAAGATAGAGATGATGGTTACACAGAATTGTGAGAGTTACCTAAAGAGCAACGAAAAGGAAGAAGGTCAGTTTCTCAAACAAAAGGATGACACAACAACCAAGGAGCAAT CTGGATTATTTGGGTGGGTGTTTCAGAAGTTTTCTCGTGGGGGTAAAAATTCTGATG gTTCTCCAAGGCTGAACTTGGTCCTGTGTGGAAGTAACAGAGTGCTGAAGTCCTCCATATCAGGTCTCATACTGGGTCAGAGAGAGCTCAGTCCAGAGtccagctcagtgtgtgtgaggagggagggagaagtatgtggacacctgatcACCCTGGTGGAGCTTCCAGCTCTCTACCACACCCAGCTCTCAGAGGAGGAGGTGATGCAGGAGACTCtccactgtgtctctctctgtgatcCTGGAGTTCATGCTTTTCTCTCCATCCTTCCTGAGGGACACCTCACTGATGAAGATAAAGGAGAAGTGGTGAAGATCCAGAGAATCTTTGGATCCAGATTCAACAACTACACTGTAGCCCTAATCAATACAGAGCCTCAGCAGAATACAGAAGTTTTAGATAAAGCCACTGTAGATATTACTAAAGCTTTTAAAGGAGGAGTTTGTAATTTGGAAACCAGTGGAAGTTTAGAGCTTTTGCAGAATGTTCAGAAGATTgtacaaaacaataaaagctGCTATACAACCACCATGTATTTTGAAGCACAGGTGGAAACACAGCTGAGATACAAATCTGAGATTGAAGGACTGAAGAAAACCATCTATAATCTTAGGAAGCAAATGAAGGCTCAGACACCAG AGTCTTCCTCAGATACTGGAGATCTAAGAATCATGTTACTTGGGAAGACTGGAGTTGGGAAAAGTGCTACAGGAAACACCATCTTGGGAAAAGAGGTGTTCAGAGAGGTACTTTCCTCTCAGTCTGTCACCAAAGTGTGTCAGAAAGAATCAGCTGAAGTCAGACAGAGACGGGTCACTGTGATCGACACTCCAGGACTGTTTGATACGAGTATTAATAATGAAGAGATCAAGAAGGAAATTGCTAAGTGTATCACCATGGCAGCACCAGGTCCACACGTCTTTCTGCTGGTGCTGACAGTGGGGCAACGCTTCACACAGGAGGAGAAAGAAGCAGTGAAGATGAtccaggacatgtttggtgaAGAATCCAGAAGATACACCATGGTGCTCTTTACCAGAGGAGATGATCTGAAGAAAACAAGCATTGAGCAGTTTATTAAAGATTCTGACCGCAGCTTACAAAACATAATTTACCAGTGTGGAGACAGATACCACGTTCTCAACAACTCAAATCCTGAAGACCAAACCCAGGTCAGTGCTCTACTGGAGAAGATTGAGCACATGGTGGAGGTGAATGGAGGGAGCTGCTACACTAATGAGATGTTCCAGCAGGTGGAGAAAGCTCTACAAGAGGAACAGGAGAGAAtcctgaaggagagagaggaggagatagagagagagaaagaagaactGAGAACCAAACATGAAGCTGAActggagaaaatgaagaagacCATGGAGGAGGAACAACAGAAACAAGAtgaagagaggaaagagagagagagagaatttagAGAAATAGACGAGCAGATCAGAAGagagtctgcagagagagaTGAACAGCACAGGAAGCAGATGGAGGAACAGCTACAGAGACAGGATGAGGCTtttagaagagagagagaagaagaagagaaaatacGACAGGAGTCTGAGAAGAGAAACCTCAACTTCATTAAAGAGACTCACAACAAACAGATGGAGAATCTGAGGATTCAGACTGAACTCAGAGCAAGAACACAGGCGGAGGAGGAATTCTGTGCCAAACTGGATAAACAAGTTAAAGAGGCGGGAAAAAAAGGATATAAGGAGGGGTGTGCAAAAGTAGAGTCGGAAAGAACAAAACCAGGCAGAGCTGTAGATCAAGTAGTAAATAATTTATGGAAAGTGAGCAAGCCTAAGTag
- the LOC140551586 gene encoding GTPase IMAP family member 8-like isoform X1 translates to MPLSTVSDLRVVLLGNNSSEISRVGNVILGREAFNTDAPPPSVEQHSERAGGTVEGRYITLINTPHLFDPHLTLTQITAQIKECMTLCSPGPHVVVLVLQPDDFSETDRHRLDYILRSLSEEPHKHTLVITTQKLKPGSNEDCVQKVITACSNWHLGFSSKCSDLVQKIEMMVTQNCESYLKSNEKEEGQFLKQKDDTTTKEQSAGLFGWVFQKFSRGGKNSDGSPRLNLVLCGSNRVLKSSISGLILGQRELSPESSSVCVRREGEVCGHLITLVELPALYHTQLSEEEVMQETLHCVSLCDPGVHAFLSILPEGHLTDEDKGEVVKIQRIFGSRFNNYTVALINTEPQQNTEVLDKATVDITKAFKGGVCNLETSGSLELLQNVQKIVQNNKSCYTTTMYFEAQVETQLRYKSEIEGLKKTIYNLRKQMKAQTPESSSDTGDLRIMLLGKTGVGKSATGNTILGKEVFREVLSSQSVTKVCQKESAEVRQRRVTVIDTPGLFDTSINNEEIKKEIAKCITMAAPGPHVFLLVLTVGQRFTQEEKEAVKMIQDMFGEESRRYTMVLFTRGDDLKKTSIEQFIKDSDRSLQNIIYQCGDRYHVLNNSNPEDQTQVSALLEKIEHMVEVNGGSCYTNEMFQQVEKALQEEQERILKEREEEIEREKEELRTKHEAELEKMKKTMEEEQQKQDEERKEREREFREIDEQIRRESAERDEQHRKQMEEQLQRQDEAFRREREEEEKIRQESEKRNLNFIKETHNKQMENLRIQTELRARTQAEEEFCAKLDKQVKEAGKKGYKEGCAKVESERTKPGRAVDQVVNNLWKVSKPK, encoded by the exons ATGCCGTTGAGTACTG TGTCCGATCTGAGGGTGGTTCTGCTGGGGAATAACAGCTCAGAGATCAGCAGAGTGGGGAACGTCATCCTGGGCAGAGAGGCGTTTAATACTGATGCTCCGCCTCCTTCAGTGGAGCAGCACAGTGAGAGAGCTGGAGGAACGGTGGAGGGCAGATACATCACCCTCATCAACACACCTCACCTGTTTGACCCTCACCTCACACTGACTCAGATCACAGCACAGATTAAAGAGTGCATGACTCTGTGTTCTCCTGGACCTCATGTTGTAGTGCTGGTTCTACAGCCAGATGACTTctctgagacagacagacacagactggATTACATTCTCCGCTCTCTGTCTGAGGAACCTCATAAACACACCCTGGTGATAACAACACAAAAGCTGAAGCCAGGTTCCAATGAAGATTGTGTTCAGAAGGTCATTACAGCATGCAGTAACTGGCATTTAGGATTTAGCAGTAAATGCTCTGATCTTGTACAGAAGATAGAGATGATGGTTACACAGAATTGTGAGAGTTACCTAAAGAGCAACGAAAAGGAAGAAGGTCAGTTTCTCAAACAAAAGGATGACACAACAACCAAGGAGCAAT CAGCTGGATTATTTGGGTGGGTGTTTCAGAAGTTTTCTCGTGGGGGTAAAAATTCTGATG gTTCTCCAAGGCTGAACTTGGTCCTGTGTGGAAGTAACAGAGTGCTGAAGTCCTCCATATCAGGTCTCATACTGGGTCAGAGAGAGCTCAGTCCAGAGtccagctcagtgtgtgtgaggagggagggagaagtatgtggacacctgatcACCCTGGTGGAGCTTCCAGCTCTCTACCACACCCAGCTCTCAGAGGAGGAGGTGATGCAGGAGACTCtccactgtgtctctctctgtgatcCTGGAGTTCATGCTTTTCTCTCCATCCTTCCTGAGGGACACCTCACTGATGAAGATAAAGGAGAAGTGGTGAAGATCCAGAGAATCTTTGGATCCAGATTCAACAACTACACTGTAGCCCTAATCAATACAGAGCCTCAGCAGAATACAGAAGTTTTAGATAAAGCCACTGTAGATATTACTAAAGCTTTTAAAGGAGGAGTTTGTAATTTGGAAACCAGTGGAAGTTTAGAGCTTTTGCAGAATGTTCAGAAGATTgtacaaaacaataaaagctGCTATACAACCACCATGTATTTTGAAGCACAGGTGGAAACACAGCTGAGATACAAATCTGAGATTGAAGGACTGAAGAAAACCATCTATAATCTTAGGAAGCAAATGAAGGCTCAGACACCAG AGTCTTCCTCAGATACTGGAGATCTAAGAATCATGTTACTTGGGAAGACTGGAGTTGGGAAAAGTGCTACAGGAAACACCATCTTGGGAAAAGAGGTGTTCAGAGAGGTACTTTCCTCTCAGTCTGTCACCAAAGTGTGTCAGAAAGAATCAGCTGAAGTCAGACAGAGACGGGTCACTGTGATCGACACTCCAGGACTGTTTGATACGAGTATTAATAATGAAGAGATCAAGAAGGAAATTGCTAAGTGTATCACCATGGCAGCACCAGGTCCACACGTCTTTCTGCTGGTGCTGACAGTGGGGCAACGCTTCACACAGGAGGAGAAAGAAGCAGTGAAGATGAtccaggacatgtttggtgaAGAATCCAGAAGATACACCATGGTGCTCTTTACCAGAGGAGATGATCTGAAGAAAACAAGCATTGAGCAGTTTATTAAAGATTCTGACCGCAGCTTACAAAACATAATTTACCAGTGTGGAGACAGATACCACGTTCTCAACAACTCAAATCCTGAAGACCAAACCCAGGTCAGTGCTCTACTGGAGAAGATTGAGCACATGGTGGAGGTGAATGGAGGGAGCTGCTACACTAATGAGATGTTCCAGCAGGTGGAGAAAGCTCTACAAGAGGAACAGGAGAGAAtcctgaaggagagagaggaggagatagagagagagaaagaagaactGAGAACCAAACATGAAGCTGAActggagaaaatgaagaagacCATGGAGGAGGAACAACAGAAACAAGAtgaagagaggaaagagagagagagagaatttagAGAAATAGACGAGCAGATCAGAAGagagtctgcagagagagaTGAACAGCACAGGAAGCAGATGGAGGAACAGCTACAGAGACAGGATGAGGCTtttagaagagagagagaagaagaagagaaaatacGACAGGAGTCTGAGAAGAGAAACCTCAACTTCATTAAAGAGACTCACAACAAACAGATGGAGAATCTGAGGATTCAGACTGAACTCAGAGCAAGAACACAGGCGGAGGAGGAATTCTGTGCCAAACTGGATAAACAAGTTAAAGAGGCGGGAAAAAAAGGATATAAGGAGGGGTGTGCAAAAGTAGAGTCGGAAAGAACAAAACCAGGCAGAGCTGTAGATCAAGTAGTAAATAATTTATGGAAAGTGAGCAAGCCTAAGTag